From Amaranthus tricolor cultivar Red isolate AtriRed21 chromosome 4, ASM2621246v1, whole genome shotgun sequence:
cTTTCACCCCTCGAATTACTGTTCCCGACAACGCTTCCACTTCCAGTATTCCAAGTGTCTTGCACTTCAACGTTTCATTATCGAAACAGATACTAATAAGAGTTTGatcatacaataatttaggGGATTTCTAACACCCTAGATCTTTCTATCATATAGTTTCAACCTAATTTTCttattgcatttttagtttgttagataaAATCAATCAAACATTTTCTTCTCAAGCAATTTAGTTAATCGAAATTAGCAAGTTCATTATCCCAGCTTCCTTGTGTTCAACCCGCGACTACACATACATCGTGCGCTtgcaattaaataaaatttgcacagaAACCACTTCAAGTTTCAccctcaaaaatgaaaaaaatatgaaagttttcataattaataactatgttgatgaaaattaataatatgcTGATTATCTAAATGCTTATTAGCCAACTTCAAAAACCTTCAAATCATACAAGAGTAAATTTTTTTGAGGCTaatgaaagaaaattaaaattgacaTAAATAATGCACATATAATGAGTGTATTTTTTGAAATACACAATTTcagtttttaataaaaaaatccaatttcttttttaaaagtaaaaattaaatgggCTGGCCCATAAAAgatggtttctttgagagacAAAGAGACTGTCTTTCATGAGAATTTGTGTATAAGAATAACTGAATAAGTAATGAAAGAGTATAGCTAGGGTTTACTACGGGTATGGGCTTATCTTTCACCAAATGAGTGTATATCTATACAGCCTTTAATAATTTGGCTTAAGCATTcgatttttgatttttcctttaatAAAACCGCATCCAAACctaattttctgtttttggttttcAAACCAAATCCAAACCTAATTTAAAAATCCCGAAATCATATTTACTATCATAATTGGTATaatttaatttgtgtatttaaTTCGAATAATTATCATCGCTAGTGCAAAGTGAAACACAAGTTtccattttgaaaaaaaatattcaaagttatttACTATTCAACTAGTAAATAATTCTAATTCATGTTAAAGTTAAAAGGATctaattttattcaaattcaTATTGTATAAATCAATATAACTCAATTTTTGGGAATAAAAGACCAGATAATAAATATAGATTGAAAATGAAACGTACTTTTATAAAAATGAaactcaatttaaattttttacctCTGTCCCATATGAtttgttagatttttctttttagtcatcttaaattttgttatattctTTTTAGCTATAAcccataattttaaaattcatatctataaatttaacttattttttgacGACAGATTTGTCTTGCTTCACCCTTATCCTTAATTGTTCACAAATTGCATGTGTTGCAAAAAAGTGCAAACCAAAAAACAAAAGCATAATATCAAACCAATCAACATCAGGCATGTTTCTTAATTCACTATAGTAAAGTGTGAGCAAAACTACTCCAACTTTATGGTTGAAATTGCAACACCCAAATAGCCAAATCCTTGTTAGAACTTAACCAATCAACATcttgattttttattgattatttacaTTTTGTTTATAATAGTACTATTCATTCGTATTCATATTTACTTTTACTTTCCGGATCCTTCGGAATTAGGAtatcaagttttttttattgattccTCTTTTTGTTCCGTGATTTCTCATCTTCTACCACCTAAAATGGGTCATAAAATTTggatattaatatttttcaccCTTCATTTCTTCATCTTACTCCATAattcttattcttcttcatCAAGTTCTGATCTTTTTGATTCCTGGTGCAAAAAACATGGCAAAACATACCCATCTGAGGAAGAAAGACAACATAGGCTTAAGATTTTCGAGGATAATCTGGAATTTGTGAATTACCATAATAGTTTAGGAAATTCAACTTATACCCTTGAACTCAATGTCTATGCTGATTTAACCCACCATGAGTTTAGAGCTTCTAAACTTGGGTTATCTTCTTTTTATGCTAATGATTTGATCAGGTTGAAGAAGAGTAATCCTGTTCAAATACCTGATGTGAGTGTTCCTGATTCTCTTGATTGGAGGACACAAGGTGCTGTCACTAATGTCAAGGATCAAGGGAATTGTGGTATGTTTTTCTAATtcatttcttttaaatttttattataatttgtgTATTTCTATTAAAAGATAGGATCTGTAAGAACTTggaatttgatttttgatggaTTTTTTGTGCTTACTTATGATTGGAACTGTTGAGCTGGTGTTATTGGTAGATAATTTGAAAATCTGTTGCTTTTAcagaatttttaatttttggatgTCAAACTTCAAATCAGTTTATTGTTTTATTGATTATCTGGTTGAGCTTTGGGATGATCCATTTATTTGTGCAGGagttgtttcttgatttttggTTGACAAGTACTAAATTTGTATCTGTTCTAAATTTAGCAAAGTATGAAAAGATTGGACCTAAGGCcaaaattgtgttgaaattgtggTTTGAAGGTGTTTGACATGTACTAGACAATTACCAAGTGATAAGATGGAATGTgcaagaaataaataaatgagattCATCAACTTGGCTACATCCTCTTCCTAGGCTTGtgttttgtattttgtatttaACAGAAGGAGAATATGTTGTTTGGATTATAAAAAGAGAGGAGAGGGATTTGGAGGGGGAGGGGTTTGCATGGAAAACATGGataaattttgttaagaatATAATCTCTGCTAAGGTGGAAAGATTGActattttctttccttttcctttcccttcccttttAAACAAACAAGATGCACTCTCTCCTTATCCCTTCcgttccctttccctttcccttcctttcttttctctcctaattttctatccaaacatagtgtagaGGATTAAAGAGCTACTATATTAAACAACACAATGAAGGTATTAGTTGAGAATAAGCATGGAGACTAGAGAGGGATGTATGAAGCTCAAGCGAGGAGCTTAGCTTAATTACATCAACAACAAAACCCAATACATATAGGCAAGGCGTTAAAAACAAAGACGTACAAAAGTTGCTAGAAAAGTGCATAGAGGGGCACTGCATGGTCGCTATTTCGAGCGGTATATGTGCTTGTTTTAGCGGCCATGTGAAAAAAGCTTCTGTGTGCATTTGGTTGGTCTGCTCGTTCGAGCTCCATCAAGGTTTGTTGGAGCAGCTTTGCTTCTGCCTATATGATTCACGTGGTGCACTTCTTCAAATGCCCAATCCCCAATCCACTGATGCATCCATTATGCTTTGAAGTGCACCAAGACAAAGGTTTTGCATCTTTGTTACCAAAGCTTGACGCCTACATTTCTAAAGTCTTGGGCACTCTTCTTAACCTCATCAAACACGATGCTACATTGATCAAATAAGACATAGTATTAAAGTGCTTGACCATAAAGCAGATGTTCAAGTAATCAACAAATGGCTTAGTCCAAAGTTTATTTCATATCCATACAACTTTATGGGAAACACCCATGATCAGGATTCTAAAACCAAATTAGTCCAACATTGCCTCTAGTCACGTTTGGCAACAATTTACTTGAATCATCTTTTGCTCCTATTGAATTAcgttataattaatttaaacgcTTTGGGTTGTAAGGCTAAACATCCTTGTTTTAAATGGAAAGGATAAAATATATGGGCAATTGAAGCTCTGAAACTAAACATCCCCTTAGTAATCTTCTTGCAAATTTGCTATTCTGTTGAAATTTAGAGTAGTCAATTGGTATAAGGTTTCAGTTAGAAATTGGTTGCCTTTTCATTGCTTGAGGACTATGTCTAGCTTTAAGATTGAGATGTTAAAACTGCAGTTGAGATTTGAGAGCATTTGTCGGAGACTAGAGTAATTTTGTTCAAATCTTGCGATcttaaataaaaacaacaaaatggCTAGTTCCATTCATAATAGATTTGAAAGAATTTCTGGATTTTTCTATTGGATATTATGGATAAATTATGAATCAAACTTGCTGATGCGGAAGGCCTTCTTCTGATTGCAAGCTTAATGCTGCATATATTAGATCATCCTAATTTTCCCATTATCCTAGAATGTTTACATAACACTAGCAGGGCGTTTGGTTGTCAATATTAAATAATGATTATGGGAATGAATTTTAGCTCTAATTGTCATAGTACGTGTTATGTTATTCCCCTCAAACTTGTTTtctacataatttttttattaccacttaatactacatttttggaattttgtgaagaaaattgATTAGAGTAGGACAAGCATGATCATAAACCTTATCAAATTTTTTAgctaaattacattaaattttctTTACCAACCCCATCGTTTAGTGCCACAAAGGCAGCAACCGAACCAAATAGGCAGTAGAAGTATTAGGATGATATTGATATAATATTGATGCTTGCTTAAATTTCTCATCATGTcagaataatttatttctctcttTAGATAAATTTATTCAACTTCTTGGGAAAATTGAAATGTACTTTAAAGCAAATGTGGATTGTTTTTCTCCTCTTTTAGTCTCAGAAACAGGCTGCTTTGTTGTCAGGTGCTTGCTGGTCTTTTTCGGCCACAGGGGCAATTGAAGGAGTAAACAAGATTGTTACCGGGTCTCTTGTGAGCCTTTCCGAGCAGGAGTTGATTGATTGCGATAGAGGCTACAATGAAGGTTGTGATGGAGGACTCATGGATTATGCTTTTCAGTTTGTTATAGATAACCATGGAATTGACACCGAGAAAGATTATCCTTATGAAGGTAGACAAAGAAACTGCAATAAGAACAAGGTAAGATATCTTTCTGTCGGTTCATAGTTCCTTTAAATCAGGTCATATATGTTATACTCTACCATCCAATTTAAACTATCCAACTATAGTGTTTGATGCTATCACACTTCAAAACACGGGGCAAAAGAATTGTCGGTATTAGACAGCATACCGAGTATAAGATTGTTCAAGTGCCTTTTCATTCTCTTAATCTGTCTCAACATTTTTCTTATGAGTACTGGTTTCTCTGTTTTGTTGACATTGTTTACTGATCTTGGTACTATAACATATATCTTGACTTTTGCAGCTTGCAAGACGTGTGGTGACTATTGACGGTTATGCTGATGTCCCTCCTAATAACGAGAAAGAGCTCCTGAAAGCAGTTGCTGCTCAACCAGTTAGTGTTGGTATATGCGGCAGTGAGAAAGCTTTCCAACTGTATTCTAAGGTTATTTTCTTACTGTTTTATCTTTCAATCTAAAAAGTTTATAATCCCTCCTAAAATCAGGGTCGTTTCTGACCTAGACAAGGTAGGTATTTTCCTAGGGTCCATAGTTAAAAAGACCCTAATATTTGAAAATTCTAGTTAATGGAGTAAGAcacttaaaaatttacaatttatgatttattcttttatCAATTAAGAAGTATATGATACGTCtatatttataatgataattataataaataggGTCCCTTCCTGTTATTTTTCCAAACATCTATTAAAGTTCAAAATCAATCTTCTATAGAGATGACCCATTTCTTTCAATTTGTCTAGGGCCCATAAAAGGCCAAGAACGGCACTGCCTAAAATCAGATGTCTCATTGTCTTAACTCTTACCCATATATGATATATGACATATGACAGCGTATTACAAATCCTTCATAATAATTGTGCTATTCCAGTCGTGTCCCCTTTTTACATAGTTTTAAGGAGATTCATACTTGAGATTAATTATTAGCCTTGTAAAAAATGGCGAGAACAATTTACTGACATCCCAAAAAACGTATGTCATCGTATATTCTGGTAAGAACAAGTTTGTTGCAATTGCGAGTTATATAAAGATTTACTAGTTTAATGTTATTCCGTGCAGGGAATCTTTAATGGCCCTTGTTCCACTTCTTTAGATCATGCTGTTCTAATAGTTGGTTATGGTTCAGAGAATGGAGTGGATTATTGGATCATTAAGAATTCATGGGGAACCAAATGGGGTATGAATGGCTACATGTTCATGCAGCGGAACACTGGAGATGCTAGTGGTATCTGTGGAATCAACATGATGCCATCATATCCAACTAAATCAAGCCCTAATCCACCACCCGGTCCACCTCCAGGACCTACCAAATGTAGTCTGTTCTCGACCTGTCCAGCAGGTGAAACTTGCTGTTGTGCGCGGAGCTTCTTAGGTATATGCATGTCTTGGAAATGCTGTGAGTTAGATTCTGCAGTATGCTGTAAGGATCGTGTCCATTGTTGTCCACATGATTATCCTATTTGTGATACGCGTAGAAACCTTTGCCTTAAGGTTAGTATCAACTTTATTCTCGTTTTTTGTTTTCACTGGATAACTTATTCGTAACGATTTCAGAGTTAAGCCTGAAAGAAAGTAAATTAACGAGTTCATGATCGTGCATACTGCATACCCATAGAGGAACAAAGCTCGAAAATTATTGAAGGGTGAAAAGATGAATTTACtctattgttttgtttatttttccaaaaatttaaGCGTAATGTCCAAAAGCTAGATGTTATAGATGAAAACGAACACTTGGCCGTTCTCTCTAGTCAGACGAGAAACTCGACCAATTTGTGCTTAGAACAAGTTTTCATGAAAGGCTCATTAATTAATTGCAAATACTTAACATTCCATAAAAAGTTACCCCTGTTTTATAATAAGCTATTGTAAGTCGTTCCATACAAAATTTGCAAATTCATCGCTATgctcgatttttttttttctacatcaGATCTACACTTAAACATTTGGTAGCACGTGCCACCCATgaatttttataaaactaaatTAGTTTTAACATTTCATGAATTAGGTTTTTTCCTTCCTTTTTAACGCCttgggattattattattgtattattttgCTTGTATAGGTCAATTTGGAGTAATAAATTTTTCAGGGTTGTTCATTTTACAAACAAAACTCtatcaaattttttataatttttttaattatttacttgCTACCCATAATTTGGAGTCTACATGTTAGAATATCTTTTACATATGTTCTTGTGGAATTTGTCCTTTCGAATAATATGTTGATAATATGTGAATTTTTTCAGTTGTACATTTACTACTTGATGATGATATGCTAATTCTAGCAACACCATTGTTTAATTTTGTAGAGCGCAGGAAATACTACAATGGCCAAACCATTCAACAGCAGACAAAGCAGCATGTAAAgagtttagtttttaaattcCTCTCGTCCTAAATTAAAGCTTGTGAACTATTTTTGAATGATAAATCTATTATGAGACTCATGTCTGATGTTTCTATCGACTATCAAGTAGCTGCCTAAGAGCCCGAAATATGGAGAGCCAGATGGCATGTGGGTTTTGATGGTATCATTTGATATTGTACATTTTTGC
This genomic window contains:
- the LOC130811515 gene encoding low-temperature-induced cysteine proteinase; amino-acid sequence: MGHKIWILIFFTLHFFILLHNSYSSSSSSDLFDSWCKKHGKTYPSEEERQHRLKIFEDNLEFVNYHNSLGNSTYTLELNVYADLTHHEFRASKLGLSSFYANDLIRLKKSNPVQIPDVSVPDSLDWRTQGAVTNVKDQGNCGACWSFSATGAIEGVNKIVTGSLVSLSEQELIDCDRGYNEGCDGGLMDYAFQFVIDNHGIDTEKDYPYEGRQRNCNKNKLARRVVTIDGYADVPPNNEKELLKAVAAQPVSVGICGSEKAFQLYSKGIFNGPCSTSLDHAVLIVGYGSENGVDYWIIKNSWGTKWGMNGYMFMQRNTGDASGICGINMMPSYPTKSSPNPPPGPPPGPTKCSLFSTCPAGETCCCARSFLGICMSWKCCELDSAVCCKDRVHCCPHDYPICDTRRNLCLKSAGNTTMAKPFNSRQSSM